GCCCTGTATTTTTCCAGCTCTCTCCCTAGCAACAGGTCTCCCAAATCCTGGTGTGGGCATCACTAGTGGTCTTCAACGTGATTTTAGATAGTATGGAGAGGactggtttgcattttaaaagcatGCTCAGTTTAACATGCATTCGAAAAAGTTCCCTACACAGGACATGTCAATGAGggacattttgtgatatgattgttgttttgaGTCCCTGTTCATACTCCCGTGGAagtgtggtcttcctactttctaCTTATTGAGTATTATGGTTAGTGCTGAATCAAGCCTGTGatacagagtggattaaaattctatctttgcaaaaactgatggaaggaaaaaatgagagagaaggcgGGAGGGGAttggggtgagggagggaagtgtggttgtcttcttggaactgtatttGAGCATGCATGAAATCTGTCCTCATtctattaataaaaaatgaattaaaaatatacgATTTTTCATATGTGcattttcaagtaagttgaaagtCAGATTGCAAGATGCCTGTGCTAAATAAAGTCATGAACTACAAAAAAGAGAATATGAGAAATACAGATATCTGCTTAAAATCAAATGACATTACAGACACAGGGCCAAATGGCTTATGTACAAAACCATGTAAGAGCTGGGTGGGCACTAAGCCACCATGGgtgatgcctacatctcataaaAGAGGACTGGGTATCAAGTCCCACCTTTGCTTCGACCCAGCTCtgagctaatgtgtctggaaggcagcaggtgatggccaagcaCTAGAGTTCACTGCCAGATCCATAGAACATGGATGGAATTCTTATCCCCTAGTTTtgcctggccaggccccagggctcttgtaggcatttgtggaatgaaccagaaagtggaagaactttctctctctgtcactctaattttcaaacacataaataatcactttttaaaatgtgagagTAGTATGGGAAAAAAGTGTAGGAGTATCACTTGACATTTTCCCCACTAGCCCAAGTTGCTTTGCATGACTAAAAACCGTAACCCTAGTCAGACAGGACAGTGTTCTTCTGAGCGTATTTGGAGGATGGTAGGATTGCCATTGATACTAGATAGGCGTCCCTACCCCCGTCCCTCTTCATCTAACACCCCTTGCTCACTCACTCCTGGAAGAGAGAGTGCAAGTAACAAAGCCCAGATAAGAGCACCAGAGGGAGCATCCTATGACATACCAGCGCTTGGACCAATACTGTAAAAAGTTCTGTTCTAAGGTGTTGCATTTTCAAACAGGCCAAGATCTCTGATAAGGCTCTGTGGAAGTTCTAGGTTATGTAGACCCAGACATCTTTCAACACCTTGTAGAAGGAGGTGTTAGCAATGGAATATAATTGAACAGATTGATAAGACTCTTCCTTCCTCATTCTGGGCACTGCTTTACCCTTACTACCTATGATTTCCTAATTTCTAGGAATCAATGAATGGCATAATCCTGCCTTTGACAGAGGGGTGGTGTTCTCTTGGAGTCATTGGAGTGCCTATGTTGTCCCAAAGCTCAAGGCACTTTCTCATGGCTCTAGCCTTGGAAGTAAAACCTCTCTGCCCTCTCACTCTGTCTAGCTGCAGTTCTTGACTAGGGATGAGTTTGTCACCCAAATGACACTTGGTAATATCTGGGGACACTTTTGATCATAACAATTAGAGGAAAGGGTAGAGCCATTTGCATCTAGAGGCCAAGGAAGATGAAAACATCCTACAACAGGTGGGACAGTTCCCCAGgtcccaaaatgtcaatagcGCCAAGGTGCAGAAACTCTGCCTTGATAGCAGTCCAATCTCAAATGTAAAAGCAATAGAAACTTCTTCCTGATGGTCACTTGCTTAAGCAGAAATTACATTCTTCCAGATCAATGTGTATTTATCGTGTCgatgtaagtcctggctgctctgctactgCGGGCTAGAGGTTACTAATCAAAGAGGATCATTTACTCAGAGTATTTCTCTTGTACCCCTAGAAATCTGGCGATTCCTGCCCAGAATCCCATTTCTTGTGTTTTCCAGGATCCCATAAATTCCACGAAGTGGACTCTTAGCTTGGAAGAACTCAGACTGCTGTCCCTTTCCCTATTCATGGCATCACAGCTGAGGGCACAGACCTTGAATTGAGCACGCTGTAGCCACCAACACTGGAGAATGAACAGTTGACTTCTCTAACCTTTCCCTCTTCACATTCTAAATGATGAAAACTGGCACAGAAGTTACAGCGCTATTTTTGAGAACTGAACGAGTTGATGCAAGTAACCCCTTCCACGGTGTGTGCCACATGCTAAGCACTCTGTAAATTCAGTGGTGTGGTCGCTGTCCAAGAATTCTGTAGTATCTCTGAGTCTAGCATGTGGCGACCTAAGGAAGTGACGCTTAGTGGTGAAGAGCATGGACTCTGAGGTTGGGTTGGGATCCTGATTCTACCATGTACTTGAGATGCACTAGCGATgcttcagtgttctcatctgtaaagaggAGATCATGATTGGTATCTTATGTGGGTGCTATGGCGATTGCTAAATTAATATAGGTAAGGGACTTGGAATACAGTGTCTCCACCGCACCTTGTTAGAGGGGGTATGTTCCAAGATCCCACAGGAATGCGTGAAACCATGTGTaatacaaaacactgtatttaagACTTTTTCCTCTGAatacatacctatgataaagtttagcTTACCAAACCTGTGCTGTAATAAATGTTATTTGAAACTTGCAAATTAGTTATTCTAAGGGTCTTTCAATTAATGTTTTCAAACTGTGATTGCTCATGGGTGAAAttatgaaaagcaaaataaatcacaaaGAAAGGGAAACTTTGAGTCTTTGACATTTAGTGAGTTCTAGATAATTGTTGTTGCAATtactttacttttctctttttcactattataattttaaatataagaatgttATTTTCTGGGACAACAAAGCATTTGTACTAACAGTGGAAAGTTAACATGCGTGTACTAAATCAGAATCACAGGACAAAGATTATAATTGGAAAAGAACAAATGTGAAACCTCCAGGGTCAGGGTTCACCAGGAGAGTCAGAATAGAAGGTCACAGTTGAGACAACCAAGCactggagatctctctctgggAATCAGGACACCTGTAGCTTTCCTTATTCCTACTTACCTTCTTGTTATGGCAAACAGTTCCCACCAGGTGGTTTGTTCCTTCCATTCCCATAACCTTCTGGAAAAGTAGACACATGTTGTTGTTTAAATTTGAGACTGGATTATTTTCCATCTGTTAAAGAATCGAATTCTAAATTTGGAATTAGGTGTTTCCAGTGAAGTCCCTCTCAACGTGTTTAGGCTTTGGCGCCCTGATAGGCTGGGAGTATAAATACCTGCAGACGAAAGCTGGAATCTATCCTCCAGTCCAGGTCCAGTAAGCAACCATGAAGACCTTCCTCTTCCTCGCTTTCCTGGGGGCTGCTGGTGAGTCTCTTACAATTGATTTTTGATGGATTTTTGCTGCATCTCTGACACAGGAATCAGTAAAATGTCTATCATATATGTAAGTGTGTGCCCTGAGAGCTAACAATGAATGCTGAAGACAGTCTTTGTCCCCAAGAAGTTAAAATATTGAAACAGTGGTGTATAGCCTATATGTTTAAAGATACTTAGAATCTCATTTGTTGGAAGAAATTCTTGGTGAGCAGATATGCTCAGATAGAAGATATAAAGAGGCAGAACTTGCTCTGCTGAAGTCtatgaagaaagagagaaaaggaaaggatggTCCATATTAAGGGGGTGTTTGTCTTAACTTTTAcaagaatttaaaattaataattggaCTAATCTTGTTCTCCTTGTGAGGCTGTTATGAGCATCAAAGCCAGACTCCGGTATAATAAAGGGAAGATAATTCAGAACCCAGAAGTTTAAACAAGCAAGGATATTTTATATGTCACAAGGAAAGTCTCAAGGATGagtttttaatcctttatttatttatatttatttgaaaacgagaacgagaaggagaggaagagagagggagagggagaaaaggagagagagagagagagagagagagagagagagaattttccatatgctggttcactccccaaatgtctgcaaacagccagggctgggccaggctgacaccaggagcccagaattcaatccaggtctcccatacaggtggaaGGGACCCTATTGCGTCAGCCATCACCTGCATGCATTAGTGGATTCTAGGATCAGGGGCAGagaaggactcaaacccaggcattctgatatgggatgaagatGTCCCAAGCAACATTTTAACGACTGCAGCAAATACCTGCCCCTGGGTACGCTTCATGACATCTCGGCCTTGAAGTCCTTCCTATACAAAGCAACATGTCTTTCaatgaggaaaaaatagaaaaatgccaCTTCTATTTGAGACTActgaattttatattattaaaatccTTAATAATAGGATTTCCCAAATTGGCAAGATACAGAGTCAATATAGTTATCCATGTGTTTAGAAATTTCcttcttaaaatcatttttaaatgcttgaaTAATGGGGCTCATATAAAACTTGTGAGTGGTGGCAAATCCTGATAAATCAGTGGCCTACACATTGCCATCCTGAACAAATTGAtaaacatcagaaagataattgaGCTAAGTGtaaggtttggagaaggaaatctTAAAATTCTCTGTCAGATGATTTAGAGAAAATTGTAGACTAGAGTCAAAGAGAGAAATTGAGGGAATAAAGGAGCTAAGTTCTCATTTCTCTCTTGGCCAGCGCATTCTCGGGTGGCATCTAAAAGCTTCCATTCTGTCACTTCTTGGGACTATCTAGAACATACCAACACCCTACCAACTACCACAAATACAACTATGAATACTGCAATGCTTTACACCCAATTGTATGGCTGCTCTTCATTGCATCCTCAGTTCGTAGTGCTCCAATCTTTGTGAGTTTGTGAACACGCATGTTTGCGTGTGTGTTTCTGAACTGATACATGCACAAACAACATAATTGTCAAATTTAAAGcataaatcaaaaattaaatacaCTCAATAATATAGGTATCTAAATGGTGAGGAAAAGTGGAGTTTCCAAAAATTACCTCAAAACTACCATTCCTTGATTAttcaagaaaagagaaattgTACTTTTCATGCTGATTTGAAAGAACTAGTGAAGTAGAAATTGCAAGATGGATTTATTTAACAGAGAATTCTCTCAACTCTTCCTTGTCAGTTGCTTTCCCCACCAGTAGTGATGACGATGACGATAAGATCGTAGGTGGCTACACCTGTCAGGCGAATTCCGTCCCCTACCAGGTGTCTCTGAACTCTGGCTACCACTTCTGTGGGGGCTCCCTCATCAACAGCCAGTGGGTGGTGTCTGCAGCTCATTGCTACAAGTCGTAAGTAATCAATATTCACATTCCTAACCTGCTTCTCTATCTTTCCCAGAGCTCTCTGTAGGGTCAGCTAGACTGTTGCCCTTGGGAGAGACGCCTTCAGTCATTGTGTTAGGCACTGAGGGACATGAGCACAGAGGGTACCCTTAGAATTCTGTGATATCTTCCCAAACGATGGTACTAAGACATGGAGGGAAGCAATGGGCAAGAAAGTCTCCTTAGAAAGGGTCTAATCAAGACACAACCCTAATCATCATAGCTCAACTAGAGAAAATGGCTGTAGAATTAACAAAAATGCATCAAGTGTCCAGTAGATTAAAAGCAGTATAATTCATTCTTCTCCCTTGGTTTTCTCCATATAGCTtactctcctctcttctccctatGATAATCAGTGACCCTATCAAGAGGAGAAATGGCAGGTGTTGAGAAAGTTCCACCAACTCCCCTCTCATCCCCAGTTGTTTTCCGGGAGCTTAGTTCCCATTCCTGTTTCTGACCACTCCAATAAATTGGTGGGCCATGAGTCTGCACTTGTAGTGACACTCCCCTAAGGAGAACTCCACCTGCACCTCAAGACTGTAAGTCAGTGTCTGAAGAGGGTGGTGTTTATGTCCATGACTGGAAGGTCAGTGGAAGGAGAAGCAGCTCAAGTTGAACACTGAAGAATCATTTAATCCTTTAATTCAGCCAAATCCAGGTGCGTCTGGGAGAACACAACATTAAGGTCACTGAGGGCAGTGAGCAATTCATTAGCTCTTCCAAGGTCATCCGCCATCCCAGCTATAATTCAGCCACAATTGATAATGACATCATGCTGATTAAACTGAAGTCCGCTGCCTCCCTCAACTCCAAAGTGGCCGCAGTGTCTCTGCCAAGTTCCTGTGCGTCTGCTGGTACTCAGTGCCTTGTGTCTGGCTGGGGCAACACCCTGAGCAGTGGCAGTAAGTATCTCCTAGGACAGAAATGCTGAGTCTGATTACTAGGAGAGAAAGGCATGCTAAGGGTCAAAGTCTCACTGAAGGTGAGAGCCCCAGAGGCTAGTTTAGGGATTTAGAGAGTCATGGAGAATATCTAAATCTGAATCAGGAAGTTTCCTTTGCTGATAGTATGCATAAAATCCCCCAACCTGAACTATTATAAAGATATCAAGGCATGATGAGTGTTGGGAAAAAACTAAGGAGGTAGAAAGAACAGAGGCCAAGGAATATGTCACTAAAAGAGTACATCCCTATATGGGAAATGACGTCTCTAAGGCTAGAATTCTCTGGTAAGTGATACAAGTGCCAAAGAAAGAACAACTTGTTTATTAGAACCACCTGGAAAGTGTTCTATAACCACTTCAAGAGTTCTGTAAACACAGGAAATTCTTCTAGGCTGCTACCCAACCTAGAAGTTTTTGGAAAATTGAGAGAAAGAGTGGGAATATtgataaaggaagaaatattgAGGAATAAATTTTCAAGAGCCTTGTGGctaattgttttctgttttcatccctgccatccacagccAACAACCCCGATCTCCTGCAGTGCCTGAAGGCTCCCATCCTCTCTGATTCGACTTGCCGCAGCTCCTACCCAAACCAGATCACTAGCAACATGTTCTGCTTGGGCTTCCTGGAGGGCGGAAAGGACTCTTGCCAGGTGAGTTTCTGTCTATGCCTCCATCCACTCCGTCTTGCTCTTCTCCACTGTGTTCTCCCTTTTCTGAAACACAGAAGATAATAAAACTATCACTGGACTGATGGTAAAAGGCTGAGAGGCAGGGGACAGCTTTGGGACCAaccttgaattttctttttgtgttattGATAGCTGGGGTCAGTTGCAAAGAGAGACACAAAAACGCTGTGCAGATCGTATAGCCAGACACCCTCTAGGGAGGGAGATGGTGGAAGAGAACCCTTTTACAAAGAGCTAGTTAGGAAGCATCTGCATTCTCTTGGATTcgctcttcttggtctcctaggTACCTAAGGAAAGACAAGGGACTAGAAGCAGGGTAGGAGGGCTATGGATGTGGTAAGGAGACTGCAGGCTTGATTTGCAGGACAAAGAAGGCGTTCCATGGAGAATAAGCAGCTGAGAACATGGTCCCGGCATGGGAAAGAGCACCTGCCTCTCATGTCTTGTTGATGAACAAGAGCCCTGATTGTCTCTTCTCTTGCACAGGGTGACTCTGGTGGCCCCGTGGTCTGCAACGGAGCACTCCAGGGCATTGTGTCCTGGGGCTACGGCTGTGCCCAGAAGAACAAGCCTGGAGTCTACACCAAGGTCTGCAACTACGTGAGCTGGATTCGGCAGACCATCGCTGCCAACTAAACCCCTTTTCTCTCCACAACCCCCCCATTAGTCAATTTCCTTTTGTGCCTGGACACAGAAACTAAATAAAACCCTTTGTTCCATATCACATATGTCCAAGAATGGTCTTTGCTTAGTGTTGGTGAACTTTCTTTTGAACGAGATTCTGAGTaagaagggagacagaggggtggaagttgtgacacagtggggtaagccacttcTTGTGACATctagcactggttcgagttctagctCCTTCACGTCCAACCCAGCGCCCTACTACTGTGCCTGGAAGGGCAATGGAGGGTAGCTCATGTGGTTGATCCCCTGCCTTCCACTTGGatgatctggatggaattctaggctcctggctataGGCTGGCTCAATCCCAAACTTTCCGACTATTTAGGGGTTGGACGAGTGGATGGGGacaacatctctctgtctccttctctctctttcactattacttacaaataaataaaaataagctttagAAAGAGCATCAAGATATGAAATATTGTAttgagataattgaaaatatccTTTAGTCAGTCATTTAATCTAATCAATGGAGACTTACTGACCATTTACTACCTTCCCAACTCTGACACACTGAGAATATTAAGATGTATCGGGTGGGCAGTCATTGTTACATCATGGTTTTGTTGCAGACTGATTGTTGGATATTCTTAATGTGTCAGATAAGTGCTGTTGTAATATTTGGCTATGATACATATTCTATTATGTATTTTAATGGTAGATCATGTTCACAATGTTGCAAATGATAATTACATGCAGAAAGTTAGCATCAATTGCCCAGTCATTTTAACAGCTCATAGCATAGCTAGAGGATGTACAAGCTGACTTTATTCCAAGGCATTGCTACTTCTGTGACAGACTGCTCACTCTACTTTTCTTTAATCTATCTGAAACTCTAAGGCTGGTAAAAACAAATCTCTAGAAGCAGAAAGGGCTAAAAATCACAGGTTTCTTGCATTTTGCTACCTGTGTGCTCCAGTTTCCAAgctctttcttattttctgaccacaatatcATTTCCATAGCAGGCATGCGTCTGGGGACAGCTTTAGTACCTCTCCAACACCATTCCCCACAAGCCCCAGCCCAGACTATGTACCAATTTAAACCACAATCAAAAACAAGTTCAAATGTAGACTAGTTTGCagaacacagagacacagagctgCTAACCCTGAGGCCATAGAGGTCTTGGCTGCAGAGGCATCATTTGTCCTCCTGACCTCTGTGTGGAGGGCGTGCCACTGTGCTTTAGTTCTCCAACAGCTCTTCCCCACATCTCCACCATTTAGTAGATCACGCACTGCCAGGGTTGCAATAGACATCCCTACACTTGATGCCAGGCATGCTTAGTACTGGACAAGGGAAAAACATGGTGGAGTCTCAGCACAGATGCTTTAGAGTGGATGTAGCaggttaaaaaagagaaaatgttggctggcgccggggctcactaggctaatcctccccctgtggcgctggcaccccagattctagtcctggtaggggcgccggattctgtcccgattgcccctcttccaggccagctctctgctgtggcccaggagtgcagtggaggatggcccaattctttgggccctgcaccccatgggagaccaggagaagcacctggctcctggcttcggatcagcgtggtactctggccgcagcgcgccgcctgcagtggccattggggggtgaaccaattgaaaaggaagacctttctctctgtctctctctctctcactgtccactctgcctgtcaaaaaaaaaaaaaaaaagagagagagagagagagaaagaaaatgcaaaaactaATCTGTCTCAATCCCCTGGGTCTGTAGGTACTATTACATGAAGTGAAACAAGCCAAGCACAAGACTGGATCACATGACTTCACTAATATGTGGAGTCTAAAGACAGGGTGATGTCATAGAAGTTATGAATATAATGGTGGCGGGGCAGACATCTGGTGTCATGGATAAGATACCACTTTTGTCAcatgcatcctatatcagactgCCTAGGTTCAACTTAcaactgattccagcttcctgttcatgcagaccctgggaggcagcagggaagtttcaagtatttgggttcctgtcgtccacatgggagatccagattattTTCCTGGTTTCGGGTTTCTGCGTGGTGCAGCCTCATTTGtttcagacatttgaggaatgaacccgtgggtgggagatgtctctctttctctctctctctctctctctctctctctatatatatatatatatatatctcccttgttttaaatattaacacaaatttttaaaaattttctggttttttgttt
Above is a window of Oryctolagus cuniculus chromosome 3, mOryCun1.1, whole genome shotgun sequence DNA encoding:
- the LOC100339353 gene encoding serine protease 1, which encodes MKTFLFLAFLGAAVAFPTSSDDDDDKIVGGYTCQANSVPYQVSLNSGYHFCGGSLINSQWVVSAAHCYKSQIQVRLGEHNIKVTEGSEQFISSSKVIRHPSYNSATIDNDIMLIKLKSAASLNSKVAAVSLPSSCASAGTQCLVSGWGNTLSSGTNNPDLLQCLKAPILSDSTCRSSYPNQITSNMFCLGFLEGGKDSCQGDSGGPVVCNGALQGIVSWGYGCAQKNKPGVYTKVCNYVSWIRQTIAAN